TGGAGTCGCCGTGAGCATGAGCGACGATCCGATCAGCTTCGCGCGTGATGCGCTGGAGCGGCACGCGTGGAGGGACGCTTACGAAGCGCTGATCGAGGCCGACCGGACCGATCCCCTGCCGGGGGCAGCGCTCGAGATGCTCGCCTGGGCGACCTACTGGACGGGTCGTCCCGACGCGACCATCGAGGCGCTGGAGCGAGCCTACGCCGCATACCTCGACGAGGGCGAACGGGCGCAGGCGGCCATGATGGCGTACCGACTCGCGGAACAGCACGGCATGCGCATGTCGATCCCGCTGGCGCAGGGCTGGGGGCAGAAGGCGGCCCGCCTCGCCGAGGAGGATGCGACCTGGCCGGTGCACGGCTGGTTGCTCTGGATCCAGGGCCTGCTGCTGTGGATCATGGAGAAGGACTACGCCGGAGCGATCCAACGCTATGACGAGGCGCTCGCGTTCGCCGAGCGCAGCGGCGACCGCGATCTCGCGGCGATGAGCCTTCACGACAAGGGCCACGCGCTCTGTCTGCTCGGCGACGTCGCGACGGGCATGCCGCTCATGGACGAGTGCATGGCGACGGTCGTCGGCGGTGAGCTCGATCCCGCCGCCGCCGGCTACATCTACTGCGGCATGATCGGGATCTGCTCGAAGCTCGGCGACTACGGGCGTGCGAGCGAGTGGACGGAAGCGACGCTCCGATGGTGCGAGCGCCGGTCGGTGCCGGCGTTCCCGGGCGTGTGCCGGATCCACCGTGCGGAGCTGAAGCTGTTGCACGGCCACCTGCACGAAGCGGAGGCCGATGCCCTCGCGGCGTGCGAGGAGCTCCCTCGCTACAACTTCGTCTCCGGACAGGGTCCTGCCCACTACGAGATCGGCGAGGTGCGGCGTCAGCTCGGTGACTTCGTCGCCGCCGAGGAGGCCTACGCACGAGCCGAGGCGTTCGGCAGACCACCTCAGCCGGGTCGGTCGCTGCTGCGGTTGGCCGAGGGCAAGGTGGATGCCGCCGCGTCGGGCATCCGCCAGGCGCTCGACGAGCAAGGCGCCGATGCCTGCTCACGGGTCCGGCTGCTGGCCGCGCAAGTCGCGATCGCCCTCGCGAGCGACGACGCCGAGACGGCGACATCCGCCGCGGACGAGCTCGACACGCTCGTCGAAGGGTTCCGTACGGCCTCACTCAGTGCGATGGCTGCCGCCGCGCGGGGTGCGCTGCTCCTCGCAGGGGGCGACGCGGCAGGCGCCATCCCGATCCTGCGGCGAGCTCGGGTCAGGTGGCAGGAGGTCGAAGCGCCGCTCGAGGCAGCTGATGTCAGCGTGCTTCTGGCGGAGGCGTACGCCGCCGGCGGAGATGACGATGCGGCGCGAGCCGAGGCGCGATCGGCACGGGACACGTTCGAACGCCTCGGCGCTCGCCCGGGTGCGGCGCGAGCCCGGCGCCTGCTCGATCGGCTCGCGCTCGAGGAAGAGCGCCCGGAGCGGGTCACGCGAGCGTTCATGTTCACGGACATCGCGCGGTCGACCGACCTGATCGGGGTGATCGGCGACGACGCCTGGGAGGACCTGCTCACCTGGCACGACCGCACCCTTCGATCACTCTTCGCTGCGCACGGCGGCGACGTCGGACATCCGACAGGGGACGGGTTCTTCGTCGCATTCCCCGGCGCGCGGTCGGCGCTGGGGTGTGCCGTCGCCGTGCAGCGGGCGCTCGCCGAGCATCGACGGTCCGAAGGCTTCTCACTGTCGGTCCGCATCGGCATCCATGCCGGCGAGGCGACGCGACGGGGCGAGGACTACGGCGGAGCCGAGGTGCACCGAGCGGCGAGGATCGCGGCGCTCGCAGACGGGGGCGAGATCCTCGCGAGCCGTGCCACGATCGTCGGGGCGGGATCCGAGGTGCCGTTCACGGAGACCGGAGACGTCACGCTCAAGGGGTTCACCGAACCCGTCGCGCTCGTCCGCGTCACCTGGCGCTAGGTCGCGCACCTCAGATCGGACTCCCCCCGCACGCACCTCGCTGCGTATGTACCTTGACAGTTACGTACCCGACTCGTTACATTCACGTCATGGAGATGCTGCTGCGTACGCTGGCCGATGACAACCGACGGACGGTGCTCGAGGAACTCCGAGTGCGTCCGGCAACGGTCAACGAGTTGGCGGCGGTCCTGCCGATCGCGCGCCCTGGCGTGTCACGGCATCTTCGGGTGCTGCGTGAGGCAGGTCTGGTCGAGGTGCGACGCGACGCGCAACGACGGATCTACAGCCTGCGACCGGAGCCACTCGCCGAGCTCGATGCCTGGCTCAGCCCCTACCGAGCCTTGTGGCATGGCCGGATGAGCGCCCTCCACGAGGAGATCGATCGTGGAAAGAGCGAAGGAAGGAGCACCCGATGAGCAACCACGTGCAACCGGCAAGCCCTGTGCTGGGCAGCGTGCATGCGGACGGTGACGGTCGAGGGACGGTTCGGATGGACAGCGTCTACGACACCGCGCCCGACGACCTGTGGTCGGCGTTGACCGAGCCACCTCGCCTGGCGCGATGGATCGCGAACGTCGAGGGCGACCTGCGGGTCGGCGGGACATTCTCGGCCAGCTTCACGAGCGGCTGGGAAGGCCCAGGAGTGGTCGACGCCTGCGTGCCGCCGAAGCGGCTCCTCGTGACGTTGGACCCCGAAACGAGCGATGAGACCACGATCGAGGCGACGCTTTCGCCCGAGGGCAGCGGAACACGCCTCGTGGTGGAAGAGCGAGGCATCCCCCTCGACGAGATCGGCGCCCACGGCGCCGGCTGGCAGGTCCACATGGAGGACCTGGGCACATACCTATCCGGTGACGAGCCGACCGGGTGGCGCACTCGGTGGATCGAGCTCACGCCTACATACGAGGACTTGTCTCACGGGCTCGAGTGAGTCCGACGACGAGCGGCGACGGGCGCAACCGCTCCCGCATCCGTCTGGGGCGACCCGGCGGTTACTCGAAAACCCCGCTGTATCGTTGGGCGCGATGTATTCCGAGCGAACGATCACGGCTCCCGACGGGCGGTCGCTGCGCACTGCCGTCACCGGCCCCGAGGACGGACTCGCGGTTCTGTGGAACACCGGAAACCCGGGCGCCTTCCTCTCTCCGATCGACGAGGAGACGGCGGCGGAGAACGTTCGCGTGGTCACGTACGACCGACCCGGCTACGGACGCTCGACCCCGAAGCCCGGTCGCCGAGTGGTCGATGGTCCTGCCGACGCCGAATTGGTGCTCGACGCATGGGACGTTGAGGGGTGCGCGA
This Actinomycetota bacterium DNA region includes the following protein-coding sequences:
- a CDS encoding adenylate/guanylate cyclase domain-containing protein, with translation MSDDPISFARDALERHAWRDAYEALIEADRTDPLPGAALEMLAWATYWTGRPDATIEALERAYAAYLDEGERAQAAMMAYRLAEQHGMRMSIPLAQGWGQKAARLAEEDATWPVHGWLLWIQGLLLWIMEKDYAGAIQRYDEALAFAERSGDRDLAAMSLHDKGHALCLLGDVATGMPLMDECMATVVGGELDPAAAGYIYCGMIGICSKLGDYGRASEWTEATLRWCERRSVPAFPGVCRIHRAELKLLHGHLHEAEADALAACEELPRYNFVSGQGPAHYEIGEVRRQLGDFVAAEEAYARAEAFGRPPQPGRSLLRLAEGKVDAAASGIRQALDEQGADACSRVRLLAAQVAIALASDDAETATSAADELDTLVEGFRTASLSAMAAAARGALLLAGGDAAGAIPILRRARVRWQEVEAPLEAADVSVLLAEAYAAGGDDDAARAEARSARDTFERLGARPGAARARRLLDRLALEEERPERVTRAFMFTDIARSTDLIGVIGDDAWEDLLTWHDRTLRSLFAAHGGDVGHPTGDGFFVAFPGARSALGCAVAVQRALAEHRRSEGFSLSVRIGIHAGEATRRGEDYGGAEVHRAARIAALADGGEILASRATIVGAGSEVPFTETGDVTLKGFTEPVALVRVTWR
- a CDS encoding metalloregulator ArsR/SmtB family transcription factor, whose protein sequence is MEMLLRTLADDNRRTVLEELRVRPATVNELAAVLPIARPGVSRHLRVLREAGLVEVRRDAQRRIYSLRPEPLAELDAWLSPYRALWHGRMSALHEEIDRGKSEGRSTR
- a CDS encoding SRPBCC domain-containing protein, producing MDSVYDTAPDDLWSALTEPPRLARWIANVEGDLRVGGTFSASFTSGWEGPGVVDACVPPKRLLVTLDPETSDETTIEATLSPEGSGTRLVVEERGIPLDEIGAHGAGWQVHMEDLGTYLSGDEPTGWRTRWIELTPTYEDLSHGLE
- a CDS encoding alpha/beta hydrolase translates to MYSERTITAPDGRSLRTAVTGPEDGLAVLWNTGNPGAFLSPIDEETAAENVRVVTYDRPGYGRSTPKPGRRVVDGPADAELVLDAWDVEGCA